Proteins encoded in a region of the Corynebacterium breve genome:
- a CDS encoding DEAD/DEAH box helicase, with product MVTSHLDEFRATKSFPLDDFQIAGCEAVESDRGVLVCAPTGAGKTIVGEFAVSLALHRGTKCFYTTPIKALSNQKYHDLVEEHGDDAIGLLTGDVSINGSADIVVMTTEVLRNMIYAQSPALHRLEFVVMDEIHFLADRDRGAVWEEIILNLDESISIIGLSATVSNSEEFGEWLTAVRGDTEVIVSEHRPVPLSQYMMVGRQIYPLFEPGEDGRVNRQLEHKIQRLEEDISSEGRSDYERGQGFRARAEGRRSGQSRPQDKTRPIGRPEVIRALGAQEMLPAIIFIFSRAGCDGALVQCLRAKIELTTPEEADEIKEIVDRGVEGIPEEDLAVLNFRQLRTAWSRGFAAHHAGMLPGFRHIVEELFVKGLVRTVFATETLALGINMPARTVVLEKLVKFNGEAHVDLTPGQYTQLTGRAGRRGIDVLGNAVVQWAPAMDPRAVAGLASTRTYPLISTFSPGYNMAVNLLAMNGYDESLRLIEKSFAQFQADGSVVNEVREIERAEAKVEKLRAQLNERIEAFAPPSDDAAEELVEYLDLRRDLSDAEKEGKRSAIEDRQQETAKILGRLQVGEVIALPSKRRPELAAVVAPAGRQDDPRPWITTMKGWSGRIDAAAFRNPPVVVGRIKVPRHISDQPRRHTRKIVDSLHKGQFNVPRNLKEEARARPTKRVIELREAIKDHPVHSWPAADREMLANIGHDLVREKRTLRKLENRVNKATDTLGRTFERIIGLLAEMDYVEVVAGEPQVTEEGERLAQIHNEADLFVAQCLKRGIWNELDPAELAGVTSMCVFENRKTTGGYPDAPTDRMADAMNATMRIYDELVADEQRHELPVTRIPEAGFSLAIHQWAAGAPLGYCLAAASESGAELTPGDFVRWCRQVIDLLEQISKTGYTDDIKHNARRAVDAIRRGVVAIGS from the coding sequence ATGGTCACTTCCCACTTGGATGAGTTCCGCGCAACTAAGAGTTTTCCCCTCGATGATTTCCAGATCGCCGGCTGCGAAGCCGTTGAATCTGATCGGGGGGTTTTAGTCTGCGCGCCTACTGGAGCGGGCAAGACGATCGTGGGCGAGTTTGCGGTCTCCCTGGCCTTGCATCGGGGCACAAAATGCTTCTACACCACACCGATCAAGGCACTGAGTAATCAGAAGTACCACGATCTCGTTGAAGAGCACGGCGACGATGCCATCGGTCTGCTCACCGGCGACGTGAGCATCAACGGCTCCGCTGACATTGTCGTCATGACGACTGAGGTCTTGCGCAACATGATCTACGCCCAATCACCCGCGCTCCATCGCCTGGAGTTCGTGGTAATGGATGAGATTCACTTCCTTGCCGATCGCGATCGTGGTGCAGTTTGGGAAGAGATCATCTTGAACCTAGACGAGTCGATCTCAATCATTGGACTCTCCGCCACAGTTTCCAACTCGGAAGAGTTCGGAGAATGGCTTACCGCCGTACGTGGTGATACAGAGGTCATCGTCAGCGAGCATCGACCAGTGCCTTTGAGCCAGTACATGATGGTAGGACGGCAGATTTACCCGCTGTTTGAGCCCGGAGAAGATGGTCGGGTGAACCGGCAGCTCGAACACAAAATCCAGCGCCTTGAGGAAGACATCAGCTCCGAAGGTAGAAGTGATTACGAACGTGGGCAGGGGTTCCGTGCCCGCGCTGAGGGGCGGCGTAGCGGGCAGTCGCGGCCACAGGACAAGACACGCCCCATCGGTCGCCCCGAAGTGATCCGCGCACTTGGAGCTCAGGAGATGCTGCCCGCAATCATCTTCATCTTTTCTCGTGCGGGCTGTGATGGTGCTCTGGTTCAGTGTCTGCGGGCAAAGATCGAGTTGACCACACCCGAGGAAGCCGATGAGATCAAGGAGATTGTCGATCGCGGTGTCGAGGGAATCCCTGAAGAAGACCTCGCGGTGTTGAATTTCCGCCAACTGCGCACCGCATGGAGCCGCGGTTTCGCGGCCCACCACGCAGGTATGCTGCCGGGATTCCGGCACATTGTGGAGGAGCTGTTCGTTAAGGGCCTCGTACGCACCGTCTTTGCCACTGAAACACTTGCTTTGGGCATCAATATGCCAGCGCGCACTGTGGTACTAGAAAAGTTGGTCAAGTTCAACGGTGAAGCCCACGTGGATCTCACCCCGGGCCAGTACACGCAGCTGACAGGCCGAGCGGGTCGACGAGGCATCGACGTGTTGGGCAACGCTGTCGTCCAATGGGCCCCGGCGATGGATCCCCGCGCCGTGGCCGGATTGGCCTCAACCCGTACATACCCGCTGATCTCGACGTTTAGCCCGGGTTACAACATGGCTGTAAACCTGCTCGCCATGAACGGTTACGACGAATCGCTGCGACTCATTGAGAAGTCTTTCGCACAGTTCCAGGCTGACGGGTCTGTGGTCAATGAAGTCCGTGAGATCGAACGCGCGGAAGCCAAAGTAGAAAAACTCCGCGCTCAACTCAATGAGCGCATTGAGGCCTTCGCGCCTCCATCAGATGATGCAGCGGAAGAACTTGTAGAGTATCTCGACCTTCGTCGTGACCTCTCGGACGCTGAGAAGGAAGGCAAGCGCTCTGCGATCGAGGACCGCCAGCAGGAAACCGCCAAGATTCTTGGGCGTCTCCAGGTTGGAGAGGTTATCGCGCTGCCGTCAAAGCGACGCCCCGAGCTTGCGGCTGTGGTGGCTCCTGCAGGACGGCAAGATGATCCGCGCCCATGGATCACCACCATGAAGGGCTGGTCCGGCCGGATCGATGCCGCTGCTTTCCGCAACCCGCCCGTGGTTGTGGGTCGCATCAAGGTGCCGCGCCACATTTCCGATCAGCCGCGACGCCACACTCGCAAGATTGTTGACTCACTACATAAGGGCCAGTTCAACGTTCCGCGCAACCTCAAAGAGGAGGCTCGGGCTCGACCGACCAAGCGGGTCATAGAGCTACGCGAGGCAATCAAGGACCACCCGGTGCACTCGTGGCCTGCTGCTGATCGCGAAATGCTTGCGAATATTGGCCACGATCTCGTACGAGAAAAGAGAACTCTGCGTAAGTTGGAAAATCGCGTGAACAAGGCTACCGACACTCTCGGCCGGACCTTTGAGCGCATCATCGGGCTACTCGCCGAGATGGACTACGTCGAAGTTGTAGCCGGCGAGCCTCAAGTAACTGAAGAGGGCGAGCGCTTGGCACAGATCCACAATGAGGCTGACCTTTTCGTCGCCCAGTGCCTAAAACGTGGAATCTGGAACGAGCTCGACCCAGCAGAGCTAGCTGGCGTGACCTCGATGTGCGTCTTCGAAAACCGAAAGACAACTGGCGGCTATCCTGATGCCCCCACCGATCGCATGGCAGACGCTATGAACGCGACGATGCGCATTTACGACGAGCTCGTCGCAGATGAACAGCGCCACGAGCTGCCTGTCACACGCATTCCGGAGGCCGGCTTCTCACTGGCAATCCATCAGTGGGCTGCTGGTGCTCCGCTGGGTTATTGCCTCGCGGCGGCGTCGGAGTCTGGTGCAGAGCTTACGCCTGGCGACTTCGTACGTTGGTGCCGCCAAGTCATCGACTTGCTTGAGCAGATCTCTAAGACTGGCTACACCGACGACATCAAGCACAATGCACGTCGTGCGGTC